The DNA window CTTCACCATTATCTGTGACTCGAACAATCACTTTGTTTTTGATTAAATTTTCCACGCTAATTTCTGTAGTACCTTTTTCTCTTCCGTATTTGATAGAATTAACAACGAGATTTGTGAGTACTTGTTGAATTCGTTCTTTATCGGCAGAAACCATAATTGGACTATTATAATCCATATCAAAAGTCAAAGTGATTTTCTTTTTAGAAGCTTTCATTTCTAATAAATCAAAAACACTTTCAACCAACTCAACAATATCAAAAGTTTCAACATTTAACCTCAAATCGCCTACTTCTAGCTTAGTAATCATGTCCAAATCTCTAACGATATAAATAAGACGTTCTAGACCTTTACTAGCTCTATTCAAATATTTTTCGCTAACATTTTTATCGTTGATTGCTCCATCAAGCAAGGTTAATAAATAGCCTTGAACAGTAAACAAAGGTGTTTTAAGTTCGTGAGATACATTACCCAAAAACTCTTTACGATATTCTTCTCTAACTTTTAACGTTTCAATTTCAACCTTTTTATTACGAGCATACTTATCAATTTCTTGAGTAAGCGTTGCCATGTCTGTCGTGATAGGCTGTTTTCGTAAGGTTGAAGATTCTAAAAGCGTCAAATCGTCGTAGATTTTTTTAACGCGTCTATAAATAAAACGTTCTACTCTATATTGAATAACAATAAAAGAAATAAGGAATGTGAACACTGCAAAAGAAAGTAAATACAGTACATCAATTGAATGTAATACATACAAAAAAACACTCGATAAGAGCGTTAAAAAAATTGTGATATACAATGACGTTTTAAAAGCAAACTTGTACGTTTTTTTTATTTTATTTTGCATCAATCTACAAACTTATAACCAACACCTTTAACAGTTTTAAAGCTTTTGTCTCCAATTTTTTCACGAAGTTTTCTAATATGAACATCAATAGTTCTTCCACCAACAATAACTTCATTACCCCAAACTTTATCTAAGATTTCTTCACGTTTAAAGACCTTACCTGGTTTTGTTGCTAACAAAGATAACAATTCGAATTCTTTTCGAGGTAAAATGATTTCTTTGCCTTTAAGAGATATTTTATATTCTTCTCTATTAATAATTAAATTACCAATTTTAATAATGTCTTCTGAAGCTTCTTCTTCTTTAAGTCGTCTTAATAACGCTTTAACTTTACTAACCAAAACTTTAGGCTTAATTGGTTTTGTAATGTAATCATCAGCTCCTGCGTCAAATCCTGCCATTTGAGAATAGTCTTCACCTCTAGCCGTTAGAAATGTAATGATCGTATTGCTCAAATCTGGAACTTTTCTAATTTGTTCACATGCTTCAATGCCATCCATTTCTGGCATCATCACATCCAAAATAATTAACTGAGGCTTTTCTTTTTTTGCCATTTTAACCGCTTTGAAACCGTTTTCAGCAGTAATTATCTGATAGCCTTCTGTAGATAAATTGTAACCAACAATCTCTAAAATATCTGGTTCGTCATCAACTAATAAAATTTTAATATCTTTTTTTTTCATATTTAACTTAGTATTAAAAGTCGATTGACTTAAATTTTAGGTTTTAAAAATCCTATGTAAAGATATGATATATATCAAAAAATTTACAAACCTCATTCCATTAATAACATTAAGTTAACCTTCTTATGACGCTCTAGAAACATTTAGAAGAAAATATTTAGTTTAACATGTTTTTGGTATAAAAATTGGTGATTTATTACTAAATTATAGCTGTGATGAAAAATTACCTGTTTATTTTTTTAGTTTTCAGTATCATGAGCATGCCACATATAGGTCATGCTCAATTTATAGATACTACCAAAACCTCATCAACTACTATTGAAGAATTAATGATTTTTCCAAATCCAGTAATTGATGGTATCCTTAATATTTCTTCAAAACACAATTTACCCAAAACTATAGAAATTTACGATGTTTTGGGCAAGAGAATAATGGCAGCTTCAATCTTAGGAAAGACATTTAACATTTCAAGATTGTCTCCAGGAGTTTACATTCTCAAAATAAAAGAGAACGCAATATCTGCGACTAGAAAACTGGTTGTAAAGTGATTAGGTCTTAATATTATCATATTGTAAAATAGCGGTTTATAACGCAATTAATTAGTGAAAATGCCTAAATCTTGCTATATTTGTTATTGCAATTTTATTATCAATCTAAATATTATATAAATTATGAAAAAACTTTACTTTTTAATGGTAACTCTTTTAGTTACTAGTCTAACCTTTGGACAAGATTTAGTTATTACTGGAATTATTGATGGGCCTCTT is part of the Psychroserpens ponticola genome and encodes:
- a CDS encoding T9SS type A sorting domain-containing protein, with translation MKNYLFIFLVFSIMSMPHIGHAQFIDTTKTSSTTIEELMIFPNPVIDGILNISSKHNLPKTIEIYDVLGKRIMAASILGKTFNISRLSPGVYILKIKENAISATRKLVVK
- a CDS encoding sensor histidine kinase; the encoded protein is MQNKIKKTYKFAFKTSLYITIFLTLLSSVFLYVLHSIDVLYLLSFAVFTFLISFIVIQYRVERFIYRRVKKIYDDLTLLESSTLRKQPITTDMATLTQEIDKYARNKKVEIETLKVREEYRKEFLGNVSHELKTPLFTVQGYLLTLLDGAINDKNVSEKYLNRASKGLERLIYIVRDLDMITKLEVGDLRLNVETFDIVELVESVFDLLEMKASKKKITLTFDMDYNSPIMVSADKERIQQVLTNLVVNSIKYGREKGTTEISVENLIKNKVIVRVTDNGEGISKENLTRLFERFFRVDKSGSRKEGGSGLGLSIVKHIIEAHDEKIYVESDLGVGSEFSFTLEKSE
- a CDS encoding response regulator transcription factor; translation: MKKKDIKILLVDDEPDILEIVGYNLSTEGYQIITAENGFKAVKMAKKEKPQLIILDVMMPEMDGIEACEQIRKVPDLSNTIITFLTARGEDYSQMAGFDAGADDYITKPIKPKVLVSKVKALLRRLKEEEASEDIIKIGNLIINREEYKISLKGKEIILPRKEFELLSLLATKPGKVFKREEILDKVWGNEVIVGGRTIDVHIRKLREKIGDKSFKTVKGVGYKFVD